Within Halorussus sp. MSC15.2, the genomic segment CCCGTATGGAGCAATCCAAGAGCGTCAGTGAGCGTAGCCGACTCGTCCGCACGATTCTCGCCGCCGGTCTGGCGGTCGCCGCAATTCGCTCGCTTCAGCGGGGGAAGCGTCTGAGCGGGGCGCTGGCGGGCGTCGGCGCGCTGGCACTCGGATATGGGGCGACGGC encodes:
- a CDS encoding DUF2892 domain-containing protein, with product MEQSKSVSERSRLVRTILAAGLAVAAIRSLQRGKRLSGALAGVGALALGYGATAESGELSETLGIGETGEEAQLRCAVCGQPIRPGERRGPNENNEIVHETCMEAAK